A DNA window from Rhizobium sp. NXC14 contains the following coding sequences:
- a CDS encoding GFA family protein, giving the protein MHITGGCHCGAIRYQAEIDPERISICHCTDCQRLTGSAYRVTAPVQPESFTLISGEPHMYTKHGDSGALSRQFFCPNCGSPLYRTGGEGRAIGIRVGSIDQRRDLTPKKQIWCRSALPWVVNIEPLPRFDGEAN; this is encoded by the coding sequence ATGCATATAACGGGAGGATGTCATTGCGGCGCAATCCGCTATCAGGCGGAGATCGATCCGGAACGCATCTCGATCTGCCACTGCACCGATTGCCAGCGATTGACGGGCTCGGCCTATCGCGTCACCGCGCCGGTGCAACCGGAAAGCTTCACGCTCATTTCCGGCGAGCCGCACATGTATACGAAACATGGCGACAGCGGCGCCCTCAGCCGGCAATTCTTCTGTCCGAATTGCGGATCGCCACTCTACCGCACGGGCGGCGAAGGCCGCGCGATCGGCATCCGCGTCGGCAGCATCGACCAGCGGCGGGACCTGACGCCAAAGAAACAGATATGGTGCCGGTCGGCTCTGCCGTGGGTGGTGAATATCGAGCCGCTGCCGCGGTTCGATGGCGAGGCTAACTGA